GATGCCGAACCACGTCTAGAAGGCCTTGgtgttgaaattgatgaaatcatAGAAGAAGTGATGGTTGAACTACTTCCACTACCTAGATTATTTCCCTGCGCTTTCAAACGTCTTTCATTGTCACGAAAATATTGTATGTACGATTCTCTAGCAACCTGTTCCTCGATTGCCTCGTTTGTTGCTTCCCAATCAGTAGCTAGGATTTTATCCTCTAGCATAGTCTAAAATATGTAACAATAAAAACACAAAAGTTCTTTCATTTTAATACCTTAACCTGCTCAATAAGTAATTCTTCACTAGCTCTTATAGCTTCATTGAACCGTCTTCTATCAACATCAACGGGATGGTAATTGGGTAGGCCAAGTCCAACACCAACAGATGGTTTGTTAGGATTACTGATTGAATTGTAATGACACATTCTATGATATGATAGTCTGATTGGCTCATAGGAATTCATTAGTCTGGGAGCACTGAATATATTGATAGGTTCtgcaaaaaattatattaagattaaatatgaatttcgcaaaaatttaattcaaccaAACACAATAAATGGTAgaagaactgaaattgaacGTGATAAATGTACTGAATCAATGTATGGCAAAACTTACCAACTTGATAGCAATAAACTTCAATTGTTCGATTGTACATTTCACTCATGGCTTGAATTTCCAAATGATTACCATGGACGTTCCAGTGTTTCTTGCGAGCAATGTATTTATCAAAATCCTCCGTTATGTAAGGCTCGAAATAATCTCGATTCTTGACCTGAAGGATGGCACTATTAGATTTAACTTTATGTAAAAGAGTTGTTCCTTATACTCACGATGTAGTTCATACAATCTTGACGAACTTGTGAATGGCACTCTTGATCTCCATAAACTTGATCAGCGATAGATCGAAACAAACAAGCTCCATCTTCAttcatttgtttgatttcaaaaCCCAAGCTGGACATACAcctcttgaaatattcatctctctgtaaattttagaaaatattttgatcaaGGAATacgcaaaaaaaaacaacttgaAAGCTTATTCCGAATATCAAATTCACTTATGCATTTACGTTTTCAATAATCTCTGAATTAATTCTTCTAACCTTTTGCCATTCTTCACTGCTAATACTAGACTGCTGACTGATGAGGCGATCATCATATTCATCTTCACTGTTGAATCCAGTGCAGTCTTCCTTGATGATGAGTGCACTTTCATTTTTTGTGGGTTCTACAACACTAGCATCTACTTGGTTGTTATTAGAAGAATTTTCATGTATAGGTTCAGCAATAACTTCCCTTTTAGCAATGCGTTCTCGTTTCTGTTCCCTACGAACTTCCCTCTTCTGTTCACGTTCCCTTTCTCTATCACGTACTCTTTCGGACTCTTTGAATCTCTTTCGCAATCTATCTTTTCTCTCAGACGAATTGCTGCCACTGAAAATTatgtaatttgaaaaatggGATATTCGTTTCGATTTAGTTAGTcccaaattgaatttccatgGTATAGATATAACTATAGTTATATCAGAGTAATCGAAGCATTATTAAAATTGATTGATCAGAAGTTTAAAATGTGGGGaacaaattattaaaattctaCTAAACATAAACTGTACAGCGAAATGGTGCAGATAGTGGcttgaatgaattttgaataaaaatgttaTTCAGCTCGCAATAGATATCAATTCTGAAGGTAATTTAACATTTAAAGATAAATCATATATTCCTTCTGATAATTTATAATTGGATGTAATATAAAACTGTCTGGAAGACTGCGGTCGATAGCCAGTtgattgaaaaatcaataaactTGGTTTCTCTCTCTCAtatattcttttcaattttaaataacaTATTTTGTTCAGCGTATTCACAACAAGGATTATTTAAAAGCGATTGGAAATTCATTCAGTGACTAACACTTCTGGAAGGAacagaagtaaaaaaaaaatcacaacctTCTGAATTGCCATTTATCACCAAAAATTTTAGCTTTCGTTTTGAAGCTGCACAGAGTGGATATTTCAATTCTTCATCCTAAACACCAATATCCTAAAATATTCTACCATAACAAAGGATTTCTTGATAACCTTGAAATTTAATTAAATAAGGATTTTATGATCTTTAAATTCAATAGTATTCAACTCATCCAAGGATTATTAAGAATGAAGATTATAGGTATACTTGAATATcacaatttttcataatatggTACCTGCTATTACAACATCCATGcaaagttatttttattctGTACCTCAATTCAGGAGAAACAACTGATACTTTGCAGTTTTTCTATTTAataaggaattttttttataaatacagCAGTTATTAGTAAATTAAAATACCAGATAATCAATCGGATCAATTTTTGTCCTATTTAAATACCTTATCCCTCActatcaatttataaaaaaatctccCGAAATAAAAACAGCTGCAGCATGATATTTTGTATTACCAAATtcatcatatcaataaacaataaGGAAACTTAGGCTCCTAAGTTTTGAAAAGACTTAGACACAGTGACTTTAATAGAAAGATGTTAAATATTAgagaatcaaaaattaaaaaaaccagTTGATAATTTAGGTAAAATTTGACAGTATCAATTTTATACGATTGAATTATGGTACTTTGATATTATGTATACTTACAAGGAGAAAGGTGATCTTCTTGAAGTGGTATTGGCTTCTGCTAATCCATTAATTTGAATTGTACTAAGATCTTCCCTTCTTCTTACATTCCTATCGTTATTACTCTAAAACCAAAGGACACTATCCAGTTAATTGtattgatatgaatttcataATACCGTTTATTAATTAATCTTAGCAGAATACCAGGTGCAATTGCTTACATTAGTTTGATTGTTGTCcttattttcttcaacactGGCAGAAGGCCTTTTGGTTGGCAAAATAGTCATACTTCACGCTActtctaaaaaaatattgcaatacAATCAACCTCCGATATTTCTTATTGTTTCAATAACGGAATACAATGAAATTTgtaattcattacaatattaATTTGACTTGTTATGGTGAATGTCTTATGTGACATTTACCAGCTGACATTGATAAATGTCACAATCAGTATGCCATCTaggaatattttcttttttcaactgCTACGATATTGATTAGATGAGTTCTTCTCTGGGTTTTAttatgaaattgttattataggtctatggaaatttgtgaaatttcaatattgagaCTTTGTTTATCTTCAATAGTTAATTTTGGATTTTATAAAATGAAGGTTGCAATATTTGCaacctaaaaataaaattatttttgagtatatttttaattggttctcctaaaacaaaatttggttTTAATTTGACGTTTGCCTATGCATATTGTGTTGCAATCAGTGCTTTGGCAGCACGGAAATTATCAGGATTAATATATAAGGTACCAGCAGCCATTGATATCTTCAACGTTCGAGAGGAAAAGATCGAATGGTCAAGTAAATCTTTAATAGGCATGAAAAATGGTGATTTGAATATATAGAAACACTTCTCTGCAAGGAATGGAAGCCTGATTCGGCATCTACGATCTAAAAACCCCTCAAATAATCTATAAAATATGTTCTAGGCCTAAGCTGACGATACTTGAAAAATATCAGTTTTTCCGAACAAAATCTAAAATTTAAATCAGTAACGAATTTGTTTATAAGTCATCTTACGCATTTTACCGATTTAATTATTCCCTGACCTAACACG
Above is a window of Harmonia axyridis chromosome X, icHarAxyr1.1, whole genome shotgun sequence DNA encoding:
- the LOC123686027 gene encoding OTU domain-containing protein 5, whose amino-acid sequence is MTILPTKRPSASVEENKDNNQTNSNNDRNVRRREDLSTIQINGLAEANTTSRRSPFSFGSNSSERKDRLRKRFKESERVRDREREREQKREVRREQKRERIAKREVIAEPIHENSSNNNQVDASVVEPTKNESALIIKEDCTGFNSEDEYDDRLISQQSSISSEEWQKRDEYFKRCMSSLGFEIKQMNEDGACLFRSIADQVYGDQECHSQVRQDCMNYIVKNRDYFEPYITEDFDKYIARKKHWNVHGNHLEIQAMSEMYNRTIEVYCYQVEPINIFSAPRLMNSYEPIRLSYHRMCHYNSISNPNKPSVGVGLGLPNYHPVDVDRRRFNEAIRASEELLIEQTMLEDKILATDWEATNEAIEEQVARESYIQYFRDNERRLKAQGNNLGSGSSSTITSSMISSISTPRPSRRGSASPKGGQSPKGGSSPKITYSPHASPRNTLQSNSHPLVENNVDHLSPPYVPTEEEASFAKRVFNSPRRIETNSDFSIADYLEDNQIKKFCDSQQPGPSSLVDNGFEDFDQEIMARVMAESQKTYLDELKNKSKKRFGSPGPSTSS